The genomic stretch CAGCTGCTACCCCGCCGGCCTCTTGTACTCCTCCGGGTTGAGGTACACCAGCGACGTCGGGGCTTCGTACCCAGTCGGCTTCGGCAAACAGATCATCGATCTGCGTTTTAATCCGCGTACTAACATCACGGGTTTTGCCGTGGCGTGGCCGGTAGCTGCTTTCTTCGTGCATGCGGCCATCGTAGTTCATATTGTGTACAGATCGGTTCACCACATAGGCGCCTAGGTTGACTACGCTCGCCATGTGGGTCGGGTAGCATGTCGGCTATGACTTTGACGTTCCGCACTCTCTCACCCGAAGAGTTTTCGCAGTTTACCGAGACTTCCGAGCTCCGGCGTTTCCAAACCCAATCCGTTGAGTTCTTCCGCGCTTACCAGAATCTTGGGCGTGAGGTGGAACTTGTAGGGCTTGTCGATGATGACGGTGACGTGTTCACGTGTCACGGCGTGGCACTCGTGCTGTTTACACCGTGGCGTAAGGTGTTTCAGGTCGCGCGTATTCCGTTCGGTCCAATTCTAGACTGGTGCGACGACGCCGTCGCGCGCGCTTTCCTCACCGGTCTAGTCGCTCATCTTAAGAAGCATAGTAGGGTCATTAGTCTTACGTTCAATCCGATTTTGGCGCGGAATTTTTATGACGTTGGCTCGCGAGTTCCGACGTCATCGAACGAGGTGGCTGACAGCTTCGAAAGAATAATGGTTGAATTGGGAGCGCGCCGGGAAGAGAAAGAGTTCTATGAAGATCCTGCGGTGAGTGTGCGTTTCATCTACACAAAGAATATTTCTGGGCTGACTTTTGACGAGGCGCTTCCGACGCTCGCGAAAGGGCTACGGCGTCGTTTCCGGCACGAAGGCCGCTACGGCGTGGAAACCGTAATGGAAGGCCCGGACAAGTGGGAGGTATTTGAACGCCTGCACGAGCTCACTGTGGCACGAACAGGAATGACGGCCTATTCACAGCGGATGCATGAGTCGTATCGGGAGTTTTTGCGTCAGTTCGGTGAAGAAAACGCCGCTTTGGGAATCGCGTATTTGCGTCCGGGCCACTACATCGAGCAGCTGAGTGCTGAGCGTGCTCAATTGGAAAAACGGCAAGAAGAGCTACTTACTCGCAAGGCTACAAAGAATCGGGATCGGGAGCTCGGTGAGATTGCTCAGCGCTTCGCACACATTGACACGCAACTGGAGGCAGCCCGTAGCACGCTCGCGGAGTATGGCGAGGAGATCCCGATCAATTGTGCCGTAGGTTTTTACGTGGACCATGAATTGGTGCTCATGATCGGAGCGATGGACAAGCGTTTCCAGGACTACCTACGCGACTATCCGGTGGAGCGCGCATTCTTCAAAGAGGCATGCGACCGCGGCATGGATATTTACAACACGTTCGGGATCTCCGGAATTTGGGATAGTTCAGCGCCGGACGCACCCGTCTTGCAGTTCAAGGAGTTGTTGAACGGTAACGTCGAAGAGTTTGTGGGCACCTATCATTTGGCAGTCCGCCCACGGCTGGCGGCTCTCGCCGGTTGCCGTTAAGTAAGCGCCTGATCACCTGGTTCGTGCCCGGCCGGCTCGCGCCCCGATTTTGCCGACGCCGTACACCACGTACCCACCCGCGAGGAAGGCCAGCGCGAGGATGGCCACCCAGCGTAAGAAATCAGATGCGGAAGGGTCAAGGAACGGGTAGGGCGGCGCGTATCCTCCGCTCGTGGAAAACCAGATGTAGTAGCCGAGGTAGACGACGATAGGCACGAGCCACGTGAGCGGCACCCACGGGCGCAGGCGGTGTTGGTTGGTTCGGCACACAAGCCAGTCTCCCACCACGAGCACGGGGATGATGATGTGCGAGACTTTCGACGGCCAAATTTCTGCTGGGCCGAGGAGCGCATTGAAAATGATACCCACCATTGCGGCAAGTAGCACGATGAAACCTCGGATTTCTGCGGGAAAGTCCGCCACCTTGCGCACGCCATTGAGCAGTGCCCGAATGGCCCACGCCGCGTAGTACACGAAAACAAGAAGCGCCGTGCACTGAGTGAGGAATGCAAAGTTCGACACGAAATTCCAGTCGTGGAACACGCTCAGCGAATAGTAGGTGTACCAGCCAGAAAAGCCAGCAATTGCCACCCGGTATGCCCAGATGAAGAGCGCCCACAAATTTCGCCCGGCTTGTTGTGCGTTCGGTGCCATTTCCCGTCTCCTTCGTTCCTAGCTACGTTATCGTAATCTACGCCGACGACGTTCGACGCCCCGCGCCACAACCGCCGCACCCAAGTGTCGCCTCAGTCTCTCGCGCGGGTACACAACGCCTGCGCCTGCACATCACCGGTTGCTGTGTGCGAAAATGGGCACATGCTTGGTTTTCTTGGAATTGGAAACATGAACAGTGCGATCGCGCGCGGAGTGTTGCGCGGGGGCGTGGATCCTGACCGCGTGGTGGTCACGGATGTCGACGCCGACTTCGGCAAGGAGCGCGCCAACGAGCTTGGTGTGCGATTCGTCGCGGGCAACAAGGCCTTCGCCGAGTCGGTTGACGACGGCGGGATCATCGTCGTCGGGGTGAAGCCCCATCAGATCGCACCGGTGCTCAACGAAATCTCTGGGGCGTGCGCGGGCAAGACTGTCGTGTCTATCGCCGCTGGAGTCCCGCTTTCCACCCTCGAGGACGCGCTACCGGAGGGCACGGCCGCTGTTCGAGTGATGCCAAACGTCAACGCGCAGATCGGCGCGGGCATGAGCGCTCTATGTGCAAACTCGGCCACGAGCTCCGAACAGCTGGCCGCCGTACGAGAGGTGTTCGATGCCGTCGGGCTCACCACCGTACTCGCGGAAAAGGACATGGCGGCTTTCTCCGCTATCGCGAGCGCCTCGCCCGCGTGGACGTACACGTATATCGACGCCCTGGCACGCGGGGCCCTCGCCGAGGGAATTACGCTTCCCGAGGCGCGCCGGATTGCCGCGCAGGCCGTGTTGGGCAGCGCGCAGCTCGTGCTCGATTCGCTGGGCACGCACACGCCGGCTGAGCTGCGTGATCAGGTGACCTCCCCGGGCGGCACCACGATCGCAGGGCTCATCGCGATGGAGGACGCCGGTTTCACGCCTGCCGTGGTAGCCGGGGTCAAGGCGGCGGTTGCGCGCGACCACGAGGTCGCAAACTCCTGACCTTCCGCGAACTCCTAACGTTCCGGCTGGTCTTCCCACGTCATGACGTCTGGGATTCCGCGTACGACGACGACCGGGCAGTCCGGCTGGCTCATCGCCACGACGCCCGCGAGCGCCGCGATCGCATCCGCGACCGCCATGCCGCTACGGTGAACGAGGTCGAGTCCTGCGGATCCGAGCGCAACGTCGACGACGCCGCGCTGCTCAGCGGTTCCACTCTGCTTGCCTGCTCCGCGCAGGGTATCAACTCCGCACTGTCCGTTCCCACCGGAGCCGGTGATGATTACTCCCGGCCTGCCGCCAAAACGCGCTGCTAACCCGCGCCGGATTTGCGCGGCGGCGGAATCGGGTTCGGCGGGCTCTTTCAGCCCGAGTT from Trueperella bialowiezensis encodes the following:
- a CDS encoding peptidoglycan bridge formation glycyltransferase FemA/FemB family protein, producing the protein MTLTFRTLSPEEFSQFTETSELRRFQTQSVEFFRAYQNLGREVELVGLVDDDGDVFTCHGVALVLFTPWRKVFQVARIPFGPILDWCDDAVARAFLTGLVAHLKKHSRVISLTFNPILARNFYDVGSRVPTSSNEVADSFERIMVELGARREEKEFYEDPAVSVRFIYTKNISGLTFDEALPTLAKGLRRRFRHEGRYGVETVMEGPDKWEVFERLHELTVARTGMTAYSQRMHESYREFLRQFGEENAALGIAYLRPGHYIEQLSAERAQLEKRQEELLTRKATKNRDRELGEIAQRFAHIDTQLEAARSTLAEYGEEIPINCAVGFYVDHELVLMIGAMDKRFQDYLRDYPVERAFFKEACDRGMDIYNTFGISGIWDSSAPDAPVLQFKELLNGNVEEFVGTYHLAVRPRLAALAGCR
- the proC gene encoding pyrroline-5-carboxylate reductase, with translation MLGFLGIGNMNSAIARGVLRGGVDPDRVVVTDVDADFGKERANELGVRFVAGNKAFAESVDDGGIIVVGVKPHQIAPVLNEISGACAGKTVVSIAAGVPLSTLEDALPEGTAAVRVMPNVNAQIGAGMSALCANSATSSEQLAAVREVFDAVGLTTVLAEKDMAAFSAIASASPAWTYTYIDALARGALAEGITLPEARRIAAQAVLGSAQLVLDSLGTHTPAELRDQVTSPGGTTIAGLIAMEDAGFTPAVVAGVKAAVARDHEVANS
- a CDS encoding coenzyme F420-0:L-glutamate ligase, whose product is MSSEPANQTPPVSPTTRVQAVAVPGIPTVTSGDDLAAVISPHLNVLQWPDGYVGLRGDDVVVIAGKILAKSQGRWHREGNEPDGFRTRTGIPAKLGLKEPAEPDSAAAQIRRGLAARFGGRPGVIITGSGGNGQCGVDTLRGAGKQSGTAEQRGVVDVALGSAGLDLVHRSGMAVADAIAALAGVVAMSQPDCPVVVVRGIPDVMTWEDQPER